One Peromyscus leucopus breed LL Stock chromosome 2, UCI_PerLeu_2.1, whole genome shotgun sequence DNA window includes the following coding sequences:
- the Slc25a51 gene encoding solute carrier family 25 member 51: MMDSEAHNKRSPILTSSSQDLSTHIADVGEIKHYFCGCCAAFNNVAITYPVQKILFRQQLYGIKTRDAILQLRKDGFRNLYRGILPPLMQKTATLALMFGLYEDLSRLLRKHVSSTPEFAIRSVAAVLAGTTEAVLTPLERVQTLLQDHKHHDKFTNTYQAFRALRCHGIAEYYRGLVPILFRNGFSNVLFFGLRGPIKEHLPTATTNSAHLVNDFICGGVLGAMLGFLCFPINVVKARIQSQIGGPFQSLPMVFKTIWVERDRKLINLFRGAHLNYHRSLISWGIINATYEFLLKIV; the protein is encoded by the coding sequence ATGATGGACTCAGAAGCGCATAATAAGAGGTCCCCAATATTGACCTCTTCAAGCCAGGATTTGTCAACTCACATCGCAGACGTGGGTGAGATAAAGCATTACTTCTGTGGCTGCTGCGCAGCCTTCAACAACGTGGCCATCACATACCCTGTTCAGAAGATCCTCTTCCGGCAGCAGCTGTATGGCATCAAAACGCGCGATGCCATTCTCCAGCTGAGGAAGGATGGGTTTCGAAACTTGTATCGTGGGATCCTCCCCCCACTGATGCAGAAGACAGCCACGCTGGCGCTTATGTTTGGTCTGTATGAGGACCTGTCTCGCCTGCTCCGCAAGCATGTGAGCAGCACCCCGGAGTTTGCCATCAGAAGTGTGGCAGCCGTGCTGGCCGGGACAACAGAGGCCGTCCTCACTCCATTAGAAAGGGTCCAGACTTTGCTTCAGGACCACAAGCACCATGATAAATTCACAAACACTTACCAGGCCTTCCGGGCCCTGAGATGCCATGGAATTGCAGAGTACTACCGAGGCTTGGTGCCTATCCTCTTCCGAAATGGATTCAGCAATGTCCTTTTTTTTGGCCTTCGGGGGCCCATCAAGGAGCATCTGCCTACCGCCACTACGAATAGCGCGCACTTGGTCAACGACTTTATCTGTGGAGGTGTGCTGGGTGCCATGTTGGGATTCTTATGCTTCCCAATTAATGTTGTAAAAGCTCGAATACAGTCTCAGATCGGTGGGCCGTTCCAGTCTCTCCCCATGGTTTTCAAGACAATCTGGGTAGAACGGGACAGGAAACTGATCAATCTTTTCAGGGGTGCCCATCTGAATTACCATCGCTCACTCATCTCCTGGGGAATAATCAATGCAACGTACGAGTTTTTGTTAAAGATTGTATGA